The stretch of DNA ttataaatattgaggtcttttacaacgctttttataaagagcgctgtaaaagacccttTTGAAACTaagtaaaaatgacattttacagcgcttatttgaaaaagcgctgtaaaaagctttattaataataattatcagacacctaacatgactatctctaacaggattttcttcaaacaccttgtacgcatcataggaaaccccaaaaacacattgttaacaaaaacatcagactcaaacccattttttgcaacatggcaatgaacccgaataccaagtttcgatttaagaaggaaagggaatgtaaagagataaaaaagggtgttgaggtagagaacaaaaacatcagactcaaacccatttttcgcaacatggcaatgaacctgaataccaagtttcgatttaagaaggaaagggaatgtaaagagataaaaaggttGTTGAGGTGAaaattgaattgtgaaagagtatgctttgatgtttgtgaagaagatgcataaaaggagaagagtttggtgaagaggaagagattttggtggtgaccagttactactatgtgggttttgcatgttgagcttgtttaaaaaataacataacaaaacacaaaaacaataaggcctgtTACAGTGCttatttaaaaaagcgttgtaaaaggctttaaaaaaacattcatataacataataaaacaaggaggtctattacagcgtttttccaAATAAGTGCTGTAAattactgttttaaaaataaggaggtctattacagcgcttttccaaataagcgttgtaacataataaaacaatgaggtcttttatagcgcgtattgggaaaagcgctgtaaaagagccttttaaaaaattaaataaggacgccttttagagcgctttttaaacaagcgttgtaaaagggttataaaaaagcgtcgtaaaagggttacgtatatataacagtaaccgcttcagtttcctcttcattacgtaaacttcattatcatctcaaccttcatcgttcttctcttcttttgcaaaccctatcatcccgtccattacgaaccttatttccacgatcatctccttcatttcgaaccttatttccatccaagatcatctctcccatttcacacaatatattttcattgaaatacgtaaccctcattacgtatttcttcaaaccgtatttctgtgaaccatatttctgtgaactttctgcaaaccctcttttctttgcatttcgtctttcttcgaaccatcattattcaggtattgatgttattaaatttttgtaatcattagaatgcatgttgagcttttttaagatatactgatacatgttgagtttgtttataataatgcatgatccatgttgagcttgttgatgttatactaaagtgcatgttgaacttgttgtagttaaatggatacaaacaaagatttagaagttcaaaatgaagaagttggcacctctaagacttacgaaaaagaagtcaaacgtggtgcaactatcatgcaaagggtgattaaagcacggagcagtggcattaaatttgaggtatactatatatactctgtttgctgtgtgtttttttatctttttttagggtttagggcatgtacttactatatgagtttattaggagctctatgtttgtaagctatattggggttgttgttcgtcaaaatgtctcAATTACAATTGacaattggagagataaggcattgaaggatgccaaagatattatatggaatgacattcaagtaaattttttgatccactcatttgtcatttataattttttttctgtaaaatactttacttataatttttttcaatgcagacgacttttgttcttgatgagggacGAAAGTCTTATATTTTGAGAGTTGGTGGAaagatccatcgtggatttagatcccatctctcaaatttctatctaaaagatagagaaggaaacacaagtgttgaacctccaaaaatatatcaacattatatatcaaaggatgaatggagagcatttgtttccaaacgttctgacccggcgtttgtcgtaagtgattaatttattagcatttgtgttttattattcatattcgtagtgtattttaactttttacacaattgctattttttttatatagaatattagtaaggcaaatcgcgaacgggcaagcaatccaaaacacccatacaagaaatcacgtatgggatatgcacgccttgatcaacaacttgtaagtaattaaacatcacttttatataatgaagtaatttgtattataaactatagtgtttaacgaatagagaaaagacacccaagccgatcaacccttgggtcgtcatatcttatggaaggaagcgcgtgttaacaaagacagagtggttgataatgaaaatgtcaaaaaagttgtagaactttgtgtaagtatattatcactttaatattttttaatattgtattttaaaaatgctattgaacttatctttttaatgttacatgtattttaggaaattattgaacaaagttctgaaaatccggagggcaacaaggatacttgcagggacattcttggtaaagtgtttaatgtccctgagtattccggtcgagttagggggaaaggatttggcgtaactcccaaaagcttttttcctcaagagaagcgccaaaaaccttccaacgaggaagtattagagaagctcagaatcctatcagagcaagtggcactcttggtgaatacgaataaagacaagcaacttccggttcagctccaacctgaaatacaaatggagagtgaaaccgggagttgcaacgtcggtttgaagagtattcccgaggtaattaattacttactacttacttgcttatgtaattacttatgtattaaacaaacttatatattaactgtacttatgttttaactattgatgtagggtgtcaccacatgtgtcctatacttatcctcgccgactcaacggaaggtgggaaaaggaatattgcacaatacttcgggagaagtattgcacaatattccgatccccgcgggccatgtcaaagtatcgcctacggttgctttcgaaccaactgcaccgttgcccataccggacaacgatggagatatgaagttcttaagcgacgctattggcagttacgtggcatggcccacaaaccttgttgccctccaaaaaaagattcccaaagacaaatcagttacatctcccgaaaaggtttgtcacatttattgcctaaggtttttcattttttcagattcaataaactaacattttacctcatttttgtaggtccaaataaataaaccacccctacagccaaaaaaaggcagcaaacctcaaaaattggaggttaatagggctgccaaactacaaaggctggagggtaataaagctgcaaaacttgcagcaacaaaaaatctagatcggggaaaatcggtcgctgctgctgctgctcctaataaaagtcagccacgccttggtaaatacggggcgtgtcttgacatccaaataaaaaggaacatgggcagcagcaacgattcgcccatcgtacaaatgaataaagacatctttggagatgagtatattgaatacctcgaaaaggagcacatgtacgaacttctcgaacataaggagctgagtgttactgtaatcagcttgtacataaggtaaaaaatacttttaattgcatttatttgtaattaattaaatgtattggtaattaatctagtttaaaattttcattgaaggtttttgtacgagaaggtcgtgtgcacgaggaaactgtcaaataaatactcattcttgtctccgcataagatgtcgatgttcaaactcgatccagacaatgtaaaacactacattgtagatatgtttttaagaaataaagaaagtgataaattgttcttggcaccatataattcagggtacgtaattttatcttttttaattgatgagaatttaatttattagttgtctataaacaaaattgcttaaccaattttttgttgttgtagggcacattgggtgctatttgcaatcaatgcggtctctgaagtgatatactatttggatcccgtgcacggcgattacaccaatcaccccggaataaagaatatgctcgacacgtaagtaatattcatttatttcttacatatatatatttatatatatatataaatattcatgctctaataatcacatttattcattcgatagtgccttaaaagtttatcgagctcaaagaggtgctaaagtgtcgaagcagaagtctaataacattacatggatctcaataaagtgccctcgtcaaacaaataacatcgactgtgggtactacatattgagattcatgaaggagattgttgagaagaataaaactattatcccagaaacggtacggtatttgcattatatgattttcatatataaattatctatatatttgatactaacttaatataatatgttcaatttttatattgcagtactttgccaattccagtccatcatattctgaggaagatctgatggaattaaaggaagaatggtgtcagtacgtgcttgacatgaaaattatttgattttctgggaaatagcttgctgctgggcaagggatctgaatattatatggtagctagtgcatataatgtatattctgttagttattatatgtaaatgatcataggacacaatatatgaacatgcatatggatctgaatgtagtttaggttgtaaattaggttatatatatatacgtatctgaatgtaggtaattaggttgtaaattaggttgtatatatgtatctgaatgtagttacttaggttgtaaattacagagttacatatatgttaataaagttacagagttctgatttctgttctactgattgtgtgaactgattgtctataatatgttctgttctactgattgtctataatatgttctgttctactgattgtctataatatgttctgttctactgattgtctataatatgttctgttctactgattgtgaagtgattttggatcaaaaataattttggatacaaagataaaagacagcgctttttaaaaaaaatgccataaaaagctaaaaagcgcttttcatttcaaataattaatttacagcgtttaaaaaaaaaaacacacacacacacacattttacagcgctttttttaaaaagcgctgtaaaatgttgttctaaagcgctttaatggtgcaccttttacagcgctttcgtgagaaagcgctgtaaaatgtacaagaaaagcgctgtaaaatgcagacccataatatgaaattatgggtgggcattttacagcgcttctttgagaaagcgctgtaaNNNNNNNNNNNNNNNNNNNNNNNNNNNNNNNNNNNNNNNNNNNNNNNNNNNNNNNNNNNNNNNNNNNNNNNNNNNNNNNNNNNNNNNNNNNNNNNNNNNNNNNNNNNNNNNNNNNNNNNNNNNNNNNNNNNNNNNNNNNNNNNNNNNNNNNNNNNNNNNNNNNNNNNNNNNNNNNNNNNNNNNNNNNNNNNNNNNNNNNNNNNNNNNNNNNNNNNNNNNNNNNNNNNNNNNNNNNNNNNNNNNNNNNNNNNNNNNNNNNNNNNNNNNNNNNNNNNNNNNNNNNNNNNNNNNNNNNNNNNNNNNNNNN from Cicer arietinum cultivar CDC Frontier isolate Library 1 chromosome 3, Cicar.CDCFrontier_v2.0, whole genome shotgun sequence encodes:
- the LOC140919741 gene encoding uncharacterized protein translates to MHTTFVLDEGRKSYILRVGGKIHRGFRSHLSNFYLKDREGNTSVEPPKIYQHYISKDEWRAFVSKRSDPAFVNISKANRERASNPKHPYKKSRMGYARLDQQLRKDTQADQPLGRHILWKEARVNKDRVVDNENVKKVVELCEIIEQSSENPEGNKDTCRDILGKVFNVPEYSGRVRGKGFGVTPKSFFPQEKRQKPSNEEVLEKLRILSEQVALLVNTNKDKQLPVQLQPEIQMESETGSCNVGLKSIPEGVTTCVLYLSSPTQRKVGKGILHNTSGEVLHNIPIPAGHVKVSPTVAFEPTAPLPIPDNDGDMKFLSDAIGSYVAWPTNLVALQKKIPKDKSVTSPEKVQINKPPLQPKKGSKPQKLEVNRAAKLQRLEGNKAAKLAATKNLDRGKSVAAAAAPNKSQPRLGKYGACLDIQIKRNMGSSNDSPIVQMNKDIFGDEYIEYLEKEHMYELLEHKELSVTVISLYIRFLYEKVVCTRKLSNKYSFLSPHKMSMFKLDPDNVKHYIVDMFLRNKESDKLFLAPYNSGYGLRTHDPERDPAQIARDLFFPRDALRRRGHVLHRAAPARSRREPALLTT